A stretch of the Erpetoichthys calabaricus chromosome 3, fErpCal1.3, whole genome shotgun sequence genome encodes the following:
- the LOC127527108 gene encoding uncharacterized protein LOC127527108 yields MKLIRWGFVVHGAIDGFSRLIPYLSCATNNSSSTVLQTFCRGALQYGLPLRVRSDQGTENVQVALLMNAIRGLHRGSHITGLSVHNQRIERLWRDVFQQVLFPIYKEFYEMEDNGILEEGNSLHKGCLQYVYYSTINQRLEMFREGWNKHRIRTEHNRTPEQIWFDSLSTISHQRSLSDMNTQQFRESLIEHLQRIGASFSDDAYMESQETFNPLEMSVQNLQILQDAIQLETNLKDKYACCVQKANELLTDTQT; encoded by the exons ATGAAGCTTATAAG GTGGGGCTTTGTTGTACATGGTGCTATCGATGGCTTTTCCCGTCTAATACCTTATTTAAGTTGTGCTACAAATAATTCTTCATCCACGGTGCTACAGACTTTCTGCAGGGGTGCTCTACAGTATGGATTACCATTAAGAGTGAGGTCTGACCAAGGCACAGAAAATGTTCAGGTAGCACTGCTTATGAATGCCATCAGAGGATTACACCGTGGCAGCCATATAACTGGACTTTCTGTCCACAACCAGAGAATTGAAAGGCTATGGAGAGATGTATTTCAACAGGTTCTCTTCCCCATCTACAAAGAATTTTATGAAATGGAAGATAATGGAATACTTGAAGAAGGCAACAGTTTACACAAAGGATGTCTACAATATGTTTACTACTCAACAATTAATCAAAGATTGGAAATGTTCAGAGAAGGCTGGAATAAACATAGAATTAGAACTGAACACAACAGAACACCGGAACAAATATGGTTTGATAGCTTGTCCACTATATCTCACCAAAGAAGTCTGTCTGACATGAATACACAACAGTTTAGAGAGAGTTTAATAGAACATTTACAAAGAATAGGTGCATCATTTTCAGATGATGCATATATGGAGTCTCAGGAGACATTCAACCCACTTGAAATGTCTGTCCAAAATCTACAGATACTACAAGATGCTATTCAGCtagaaacaaatttaaaagataaatatgCATGTTGTGTTCAAAAGGCCAATGAGCTATTAACAGATACCCAAACATAG